A genomic segment from Alistipes senegalensis JC50 encodes:
- a CDS encoding DUF2721 domain-containing protein, with protein MEELTLTTPALLFSAVSLILLAYTNRFLSYAQLVRTLKEQHLQHPSKVTRAQIDNLRRRLHLTRSMQALGVSSLFLCVVTMFLIYVGMLLLSAYVFGAALLLLIASLGVSLWEIQISVRALDIHLKDMESV; from the coding sequence ATGGAAGAATTGACTTTGACGACCCCCGCCCTGCTGTTTTCGGCCGTATCGCTGATCCTGCTGGCCTACACCAACCGCTTTCTCTCCTATGCGCAGCTGGTGCGCACGCTCAAAGAGCAGCATTTGCAGCACCCTTCGAAAGTCACGCGTGCGCAGATCGACAACCTCCGCCGGCGGCTCCACCTCACGCGCTCGATGCAGGCGCTGGGCGTTTCGAGCCTGTTCCTCTGCGTGGTGACGATGTTTCTGATCTATGTGGGGATGTTGCTTCTTTCGGCCTATGTCTTCGGGGCGGCGCTGCTGTTGCTGATCGCTTCGCTGGGCGTGTCGCTCTGGGAGATTCAGATCTCCGTCCGGGCACTCGATATTCACCTGAAAGATATGGAGTCCGTTTAA
- a CDS encoding inorganic phosphate transporter → MSPLFTAIVVVLALLAVMGIVVGVANDAVNFLNSALGSKVAPRRVILWVAAAGILVGTLTSSGMMEVARSGVFYPGQFSFREIMMLFLGMMLGNVLLLDLYNTLGLPTSTTVSMVFGLLGAAVAAALFRIAGDPGTSLHDLSQFINTGKAMVIIAAILLSVALAFAAGTLFMYISRLIFSFRYAPAFRRWGAVWCGISLAGILYFALFKGLKSSGLIPSAVSDYVGEHVVLTLLAFWAAAALVLYIFQRMRLNIMRITILSGTFSLALAFAGNDLVNFIGVPLAGYDAWRIAGEAGSETMMMGALEGPARANFLLLGASGIIMVLTLFFSKKSQHVTETELSLASQHEGDERFGSTLISRSLVRATLVLNTMWTGLIPARMQKAIDRRFEPLPAEERSSAPYDMIRAVVNLTAASILIAIATSYKLPLSTTYVVFMVAMGSSLADRSWGRESAVYRITGVMAVISGWFITALGGFLIALAVTALLLWGGWIAVAALTLLCFWLLVRSHRKSPALKEEAEKELLPLDTAETPDEVLCACIGEVCTTMQEVTRIYNRTLVAVFKENRKVLKEMVRDSNKLFEEARARKYDIMPTLRRLQRCDIDTGHFYVQVTDYLSEVTKALIHITRPAFEHIDNNHEGLSKEQIVDLMRVNDQVEAIFDKINDMLSTKEFSDLDKVLEMRDQLFDTIVEAIKSQLRRIHSNPSGSTRASVLYLTILNETKTMILQSRNLLKSQHYFLEQQK, encoded by the coding sequence ATGTCCCCTCTTTTCACCGCAATCGTCGTCGTCCTGGCCCTGCTGGCCGTGATGGGCATCGTCGTGGGCGTCGCCAACGACGCCGTCAATTTTCTCAATTCGGCCCTGGGGTCGAAAGTCGCCCCGCGCCGCGTGATCCTCTGGGTCGCGGCCGCCGGCATCCTCGTCGGCACGCTCACATCGAGCGGCATGATGGAAGTCGCCCGCAGCGGCGTCTTCTACCCCGGGCAATTCTCCTTCCGGGAGATTATGATGCTCTTCCTGGGCATGATGCTGGGCAACGTGCTGCTGCTGGACCTCTACAACACGCTGGGACTGCCCACCTCGACCACCGTGTCGATGGTCTTCGGACTGCTGGGCGCCGCCGTGGCCGCCGCGCTGTTCCGCATCGCCGGCGACCCCGGAACCTCGCTGCACGACCTCTCGCAGTTCATCAACACGGGCAAGGCGATGGTCATCATCGCGGCGATCCTCCTGTCGGTGGCCCTGGCCTTCGCCGCAGGGACCCTCTTCATGTACATCTCGCGGCTGATCTTCTCGTTCCGCTACGCCCCCGCGTTCAGGCGCTGGGGCGCCGTGTGGTGCGGTATCTCGCTCGCCGGCATCCTCTATTTCGCGCTGTTCAAAGGGCTGAAAAGCTCGGGGCTGATCCCCTCCGCCGTCTCGGACTACGTCGGCGAACACGTCGTGCTGACGCTGCTGGCCTTCTGGGCCGCGGCGGCGCTCGTCCTCTATATCTTCCAGCGCATGCGCCTCAACATCATGCGCATCACCATCCTCTCGGGCACCTTCTCGCTGGCGCTGGCCTTCGCGGGCAACGACCTGGTGAACTTCATCGGCGTGCCGCTGGCCGGCTACGACGCCTGGCGGATCGCCGGAGAGGCGGGCAGCGAGACGATGATGATGGGGGCGCTCGAAGGTCCCGCCCGTGCGAACTTCCTGCTGCTGGGCGCCTCGGGAATCATCATGGTGCTGACGCTCTTCTTCTCGAAGAAGTCGCAGCACGTCACCGAAACCGAACTCTCGCTCGCCTCGCAGCACGAGGGCGACGAACGCTTCGGCTCGACCCTCATCTCCCGCAGCCTCGTGCGCGCCACGCTGGTCCTGAACACGATGTGGACCGGCCTGATCCCGGCGCGGATGCAGAAAGCCATCGACCGCCGTTTCGAGCCGCTGCCCGCCGAGGAGCGTTCGTCGGCCCCCTACGACATGATCCGCGCCGTGGTGAACCTCACCGCCGCGTCGATCCTGATCGCCATCGCCACCTCCTACAAACTGCCCTTATCGACGACCTACGTGGTCTTCATGGTGGCGATGGGATCGTCGCTCGCCGACCGTTCGTGGGGACGCGAAAGCGCCGTCTACCGCATCACGGGCGTGATGGCCGTGATCTCGGGGTGGTTCATCACGGCGCTCGGGGGATTCCTCATCGCGCTGGCCGTGACGGCCCTGCTGCTGTGGGGCGGCTGGATCGCCGTGGCGGCGCTCACGCTGCTCTGCTTCTGGCTGCTCGTCCGCAGCCACCGCAAGAGCCCCGCGCTGAAAGAGGAGGCCGAAAAAGAACTGCTGCCGCTCGACACGGCCGAGACGCCCGACGAGGTGCTGTGCGCCTGCATCGGCGAGGTCTGCACGACGATGCAGGAGGTCACGCGCATCTACAACCGCACGCTGGTCGCCGTCTTCAAGGAGAACCGCAAGGTGCTGAAAGAGATGGTCCGCGACTCGAACAAACTCTTCGAAGAGGCCCGCGCCCGCAAATACGACATCATGCCCACGCTGCGCCGCCTGCAACGCTGCGACATCGACACGGGGCACTTCTACGTGCAGGTCACGGACTATCTCTCGGAGGTGACCAAGGCGCTGATCCACATCACGCGGCCCGCGTTCGAACACATCGACAACAACCACGAGGGGCTGTCGAAGGAGCAGATCGTCGATCTGATGCGCGTGAACGACCAGGTGGAGGCCATCTTCGACAAGATCAATGACATGCTCTCGACGAAGGAGTTCTCGGACCTCGACAAGGTGCTCGAAATGCGCGACCAGCTCTTCGACACGATCGTCGAGGCGATCAAGAGCCAGCTGCGGCGCATCCACAGCAACCCTTCGGGCAGCACCCGCGCCAGCGTGCTCTACCTGACGATCCTCAACGAGACCAAGACGATGATACTCCAGTCGCGGAATCTGCTCAAATCCCAGCATTATTTCCTGGAACAGCAGAAGTAA
- a CDS encoding sensor histidine kinase, with translation MVTDLKSRLSYHRRLFLLLLLFSWTLVACFVLFQYGREKHFKAEQLNARLQLLNLRMLDAVDGGTSPETFVARQGNAFGDLRVTIVGLDGRVLFDNSLDTLPAANHLDRPEVAEAAARGTGYTIRRHSESTHRNYFYSAMLGDSCIVRTAVPYSVPLSEVLAADREFLWFMLGVTLLMSVAGYFATRRLGQNITRLNEFAERAERGERIDERTDFPHDELGDISQHIIRLYARLQKTTADRDREHALALHEEQEKIRIKKQLTNNINHELKTPVAAIQGYLETLLANPDLDAGKRTDFLEKSAAQTGRLRSLLADISTITRMDEASQLIRKEPVVLNDLIAETAADMELKPAEQRLRVNVDFPRRVEVVGSPSLLASVFRNLADNAAAYSGGRDIFIRLVDDTPEECTILFADNGIGIGEEHLPHIFERFYRIDKGRSRKLGGTGLGLAIVKNAVAIHGGTITARNRDRGGLEFVFTLKKQG, from the coding sequence ATGGTTACGGATTTGAAGAGTAGGCTCTCCTACCACCGGAGGCTGTTTCTGCTGCTGCTGCTCTTTTCGTGGACGCTGGTGGCGTGCTTCGTCCTCTTCCAGTACGGCCGCGAGAAGCATTTCAAGGCCGAGCAGCTCAACGCGCGGCTGCAACTCCTCAACCTGCGGATGCTCGACGCCGTGGACGGGGGAACATCTCCCGAAACCTTCGTCGCCCGCCAGGGAAACGCCTTCGGCGACCTGCGCGTGACGATCGTCGGCCTCGACGGCCGCGTCCTGTTCGACAACTCGCTCGACACGCTCCCCGCCGCCAACCACCTCGACCGGCCCGAAGTGGCCGAAGCCGCGGCCCGCGGAACGGGTTACACCATCCGCCGCCACTCCGAGAGCACCCACCGCAATTATTTCTACTCGGCGATGCTCGGCGACAGCTGCATCGTCCGCACGGCCGTGCCCTACTCCGTGCCGCTGAGCGAGGTGCTGGCCGCCGACCGCGAATTTCTCTGGTTCATGCTGGGTGTCACGCTGCTGATGAGCGTCGCGGGGTACTTCGCCACGCGCCGCCTGGGGCAGAACATCACGCGGCTCAACGAGTTCGCCGAACGCGCCGAGCGGGGCGAGCGGATCGACGAACGCACGGATTTCCCCCACGACGAGCTGGGCGACATTTCGCAGCACATCATCCGCCTCTACGCACGGTTGCAGAAGACCACCGCCGACCGCGACCGCGAGCACGCCCTCGCGCTGCACGAGGAGCAGGAGAAGATCCGCATCAAGAAACAGCTGACGAACAACATCAACCACGAACTGAAAACCCCCGTGGCGGCGATCCAGGGGTATCTGGAAACCCTGCTGGCTAACCCGGACCTCGACGCCGGCAAGCGCACGGACTTTCTGGAAAAGAGCGCCGCGCAGACCGGACGCCTGCGCAGCCTGCTGGCCGACATCTCGACCATAACGCGCATGGACGAAGCGAGCCAGCTGATCCGCAAGGAGCCCGTGGTACTCAACGACCTGATCGCCGAAACGGCCGCCGACATGGAGCTGAAGCCCGCCGAACAACGGCTGCGGGTGAACGTCGATTTCCCCCGGCGGGTCGAGGTCGTGGGCAGCCCCTCGCTGCTGGCGTCGGTGTTCCGCAACCTCGCGGACAACGCCGCCGCCTACTCCGGAGGCCGCGACATCTTCATCCGCCTCGTGGACGACACCCCCGAGGAGTGCACGATCCTCTTCGCGGACAACGGCATCGGCATCGGCGAAGAGCATCTGCCGCACATCTTCGAACGCTTCTACCGCATCGACAAGGGGCGTTCGCGCAAACTCGGCGGCACGGGGCTGGGGCTGGCGATCGTCAAGAACGCCGTTGCGATCCACGGCGGCACCATCACGGCCCGCAACCGCGACCGCGGCGGACTGGAATTCGTCTTCACGCTGAAAAAACAGGGCTGA
- a CDS encoding response regulator transcription factor — protein sequence MAKHKILVVDDEESLCEILQFNLEVEGYEVDVAYSAEQALGMHPERYSLILLDVMMGEMSGFRMARLLKDDPATAKVPVIFCTAKDSEDDTVAGLNLGADDYIAKPFSVREVLARVRSVLRRTAEVPTEQETVAFEGLGMDLRRKVCTLDGKELALTKKEFEILALLLAHRGVIFSREEILRRIWSDEVIVLDRTVDVNITRLRRKIGPYGGHIVTRLGYGYGFEE from the coding sequence ATGGCAAAACACAAAATCCTGGTGGTCGATGACGAAGAGTCGCTGTGCGAGATCCTGCAATTCAACCTCGAAGTCGAGGGTTACGAGGTCGATGTGGCGTACAGCGCCGAGCAGGCCCTCGGAATGCACCCCGAGCGTTATTCGCTGATCCTGCTCGATGTCATGATGGGCGAAATGAGCGGCTTCCGGATGGCCCGGCTGCTGAAAGACGACCCCGCGACGGCGAAGGTCCCGGTGATCTTCTGCACGGCGAAGGACTCCGAAGACGACACGGTCGCCGGACTGAACCTCGGGGCCGACGACTACATCGCCAAGCCGTTCTCGGTGCGCGAGGTGCTGGCCCGCGTGCGGAGCGTCCTGCGGCGCACGGCCGAAGTTCCGACGGAGCAGGAGACGGTCGCCTTCGAAGGGCTCGGCATGGACCTCCGGCGCAAAGTCTGCACGCTGGACGGCAAAGAACTGGCGCTCACCAAGAAGGAGTTCGAGATACTGGCCCTGCTGCTCGCCCACCGGGGCGTGATCTTCTCGCGCGAGGAGATTTTGCGCCGCATCTGGAGCGACGAGGTGATCGTGCTGGACCGCACCGTCGATGTCAACATCACCCGCCTGCGCCGCAAGATAGGCCCCTACGGCGGACATATCGTAACACGGCTGGGCTATGGTTACGGATTTGAAGAGTAG
- a CDS encoding bifunctional 3-deoxy-7-phosphoheptulonate synthase/chorismate mutase type II, which translates to MNDIQPITLPGVDPRRPLVIAGPCSAETEEQVMETARSLAAEGFRIYRAGLWKPRTKPGGFEGVGEAGIAWLQRVKRETGMYTATEVATREHVAIALKGGIDLLWIGARTAANPFAMQEIADALRGVDVPVLVKNPVSPDLELWIGAIERIYNAGIRRIGAIHRGFSSIDKNLYRNHPLWAVPIELHRRIPALPIFCDPSHIGGKRELIAPLSQQAMDLGFGGLIVESHCKPDCAWSDKAQQVTPDALAYIIRNLVIRDQTITTESLTELRSQIDKLDDELLELLTRRMRVSRDIGQYKKEHNMPVLQAQRYDELLARRAGQAEQMGMDREFMRTVLQAIHEESIRQQMEVLGRA; encoded by the coding sequence ATGAACGACATTCAACCCATCACGCTTCCCGGGGTCGATCCCCGGCGACCTCTGGTCATCGCAGGCCCTTGCAGCGCCGAAACCGAAGAACAGGTCATGGAGACCGCCCGCTCGCTGGCCGCAGAGGGATTCCGCATCTACCGCGCCGGACTGTGGAAACCCCGCACCAAGCCGGGAGGCTTCGAAGGCGTCGGCGAGGCCGGCATCGCCTGGCTCCAGCGCGTGAAACGGGAAACGGGGATGTACACCGCCACCGAGGTGGCCACCCGCGAGCACGTCGCCATAGCGCTGAAGGGCGGCATCGACCTGCTCTGGATCGGCGCCCGCACGGCAGCCAACCCCTTCGCCATGCAGGAGATCGCCGACGCCCTGCGCGGCGTGGACGTGCCGGTGCTGGTGAAGAATCCCGTGAGCCCCGACCTCGAACTGTGGATCGGCGCCATCGAGCGCATCTACAACGCCGGCATCCGCCGCATCGGGGCCATCCACCGCGGCTTCTCGTCGATCGACAAAAACCTCTACCGCAACCATCCGCTGTGGGCCGTGCCCATCGAGCTGCACCGCCGCATCCCGGCGCTGCCGATCTTCTGCGACCCCAGCCACATCGGCGGCAAGCGCGAACTGATCGCCCCGCTCTCGCAGCAGGCCATGGACCTCGGGTTCGGCGGACTGATCGTCGAATCGCACTGCAAGCCCGACTGCGCATGGAGCGACAAGGCCCAGCAGGTGACGCCCGACGCGCTGGCCTACATCATCCGCAACCTCGTGATCCGCGACCAGACGATCACCACCGAGAGCCTCACCGAACTGCGCTCGCAGATCGACAAGCTCGACGACGAACTGCTGGAGCTGCTGACCCGCCGCATGCGCGTCTCGCGCGACATCGGGCAGTACAAGAAAGAGCACAACATGCCCGTTCTGCAAGCCCAGCGTTACGACGAATTGCTGGCGCGCCGCGCCGGGCAGGCCGAGCAGATGGGCATGGACCGCGAATTCATGCGCACCGTCCTGCAAGCCATCCACGAAGAGTCGATCCGTCAGCAGATGGAGGTGCTGGGACGGGCGTAA
- a CDS encoding prephenate dehydratase, translated as MEQIAIQGIAGCYHETAARSYFNGRQIGILPCLSFDELFARMAANPSLLGIAAIENTIAGSLLPNHELLQQSRARIIGEQKLRISHVLAALPGQTLGEIGEVHSHPIALMQCGDFLKAHPAMKIVERDDTAGSAREIARERLSGTAAICGADAAELYGLEILSRGIETNKHNFTRFLLLADESRAAAFADPANTNKASLLFTLSHTRGSLSKVLTVLSFYDINLTKIQSLPIIGREWEYRFYVDVTFDDPVRYRQAIDAARPLTSDFRILGEYAECPNPAI; from the coding sequence ATGGAACAGATCGCAATACAGGGCATCGCAGGATGCTATCACGAAACGGCAGCGCGCAGCTACTTCAACGGCCGGCAGATCGGCATCCTCCCCTGCCTGAGCTTCGACGAGCTGTTCGCCCGGATGGCGGCGAACCCCTCGCTGCTGGGCATCGCGGCCATCGAGAACACCATCGCGGGCAGCCTGCTCCCCAACCACGAATTGTTGCAGCAGAGCCGCGCACGGATCATCGGCGAGCAAAAACTCCGCATCTCGCACGTGCTGGCCGCGCTGCCCGGACAGACGCTCGGCGAGATCGGCGAGGTCCACTCCCACCCGATCGCGCTGATGCAGTGCGGCGACTTTCTCAAGGCGCACCCCGCGATGAAGATCGTCGAACGCGACGACACGGCCGGCAGCGCCCGGGAGATCGCCCGGGAGCGGCTCTCGGGAACGGCCGCCATCTGCGGCGCCGATGCGGCGGAACTCTACGGGCTCGAAATCCTCAGCCGCGGCATCGAGACCAACAAACACAACTTCACGCGCTTCCTGCTCCTGGCCGACGAGAGCCGCGCCGCAGCCTTCGCCGACCCCGCGAACACGAACAAAGCCTCGCTGCTCTTCACCCTTTCGCACACCCGGGGAAGCCTCTCGAAAGTGCTCACCGTCCTCTCGTTCTACGACATCAACCTCACCAAGATACAGTCGCTGCCGATCATCGGCCGCGAATGGGAGTACCGCTTCTACGTCGATGTCACGTTCGACGACCCGGTGCGCTATCGGCAGGCCATCGACGCCGCCCGGCCCCTCACCAGCGACTTCCGCATTTTGGGCGAATACGCCGAATGCCCCAACCCCGCAATCTAA
- a CDS encoding lipopolysaccharide kinase InaA family protein gives MRIHVNPASDRLRSFAEHLPELFENGGEVLHTGRNTIKAFDVGGGYRVAVKRFRRPNLFQAFVYTFFRRSKARRSYEHAVRLRALGIDSPEPIAWSEYRRHGLLSDSYYISRCSDYTPLSQTTGHFPSAGTVPVLEAFARFAGQLHEQGIEHRDFNHGNVLWRRDTATGAIRFQLIDINRMRFADRPLRPRACMVNLRRLSCPAVAFLFILDRYAEARGWNIDDTLLQGTFFRLAFGRRKELRKRFRRRKR, from the coding sequence ATGCGCATTCACGTCAATCCCGCCTCGGATCGCCTGCGGAGCTTCGCGGAACACCTCCCCGAACTGTTCGAAAACGGCGGCGAGGTACTCCATACCGGACGCAACACGATCAAAGCCTTCGACGTTGGGGGGGGGTATCGGGTCGCGGTCAAACGTTTCCGCCGTCCGAACCTGTTCCAGGCTTTCGTCTACACCTTCTTCCGCCGGAGCAAAGCCCGCCGCTCCTACGAACACGCCGTGCGGCTGCGGGCGCTGGGCATCGACTCGCCCGAGCCGATCGCGTGGAGCGAATACCGCCGCCACGGGCTGCTGAGCGACAGCTACTACATCTCGCGCTGTTCGGACTACACGCCCCTGTCGCAGACCACCGGACACTTCCCCTCGGCCGGAACCGTCCCCGTGCTGGAAGCCTTCGCCCGCTTCGCCGGGCAGCTCCACGAACAGGGAATCGAGCACCGGGACTTCAACCACGGCAACGTCCTCTGGCGCCGCGACACGGCGACGGGCGCCATCCGCTTCCAGCTGATCGACATCAACCGCATGCGGTTCGCCGACCGGCCACTGCGGCCCCGCGCCTGCATGGTCAACCTGCGGAGGCTTTCCTGCCCCGCCGTGGCGTTCCTCTTCATCCTCGACCGCTACGCCGAAGCCCGCGGCTGGAACATCGACGACACGCTGCTGCAAGGCACCTTCTTCCGCCTCGCCTTCGGACGCCGCAAGGAACTGCGCAAGCGGTTCCGGCGCCGCAAACGCTGA
- a CDS encoding NAD-dependent epimerase/dehydratase family protein, translating into MKRILIVGAGGQIGSELTVFLRGIYGGANVVATDMRECRTLAEDGPFEVLNALDATAMASVVARYRIDTIFNLVALLSAVGERNPQMAWNVNMGALNNSLEVARQHHCALFTPSSIGAFGPSSPKDGTPQDTIMQPTTIYGICKVTGELLGNYYHHKYGVDTRSVRFPGIISSVTLPGGGTTDYAVEIYYEAIRSGKFTCPVPSDVYMDMIYMPDALRACVELMEADPAKLRHRNSFNLASMSFTPEIICAEIKKRLPAFTMDYNVDPVKKEIAESWPNSLDDTCAREEWGWKPEWDLSRMTDDMLAHIRTKLAAE; encoded by the coding sequence ATGAAACGTATCCTGATAGTAGGCGCCGGAGGCCAGATAGGTTCCGAGCTGACAGTTTTTCTGCGCGGGATCTACGGCGGTGCGAACGTCGTGGCAACCGATATGCGCGAATGTCGTACTTTGGCCGAGGACGGGCCCTTCGAGGTGCTGAACGCCCTCGATGCGACGGCTATGGCTTCGGTCGTGGCCCGCTACCGCATCGATACGATCTTCAACCTCGTGGCGTTGCTGTCGGCCGTCGGCGAACGCAATCCCCAGATGGCCTGGAACGTCAACATGGGTGCGCTCAACAACTCGCTCGAAGTGGCCCGCCAGCACCATTGCGCGCTGTTCACCCCCTCGTCGATCGGCGCTTTCGGACCTTCGTCGCCCAAGGACGGAACCCCGCAGGATACGATCATGCAGCCCACGACCATCTACGGTATCTGCAAGGTCACGGGCGAGCTGCTCGGAAACTACTACCACCACAAATACGGCGTCGATACCCGTTCGGTGCGCTTCCCGGGCATTATTTCGAGCGTCACGCTGCCCGGCGGCGGCACGACGGACTACGCCGTGGAGATCTACTACGAGGCGATCCGCTCGGGGAAATTCACCTGCCCGGTGCCGTCGGATGTTTACATGGACATGATCTACATGCCCGACGCCCTGCGCGCCTGCGTCGAGCTGATGGAGGCCGATCCTGCGAAACTCCGCCACCGCAACAGCTTCAACCTCGCTTCGATGAGCTTCACGCCCGAGATCATCTGCGCCGAGATCAAAAAGCGGCTGCCCGCGTTCACGATGGACTACAACGTCGATCCCGTGAAGAAGGAGATCGCCGAGAGCTGGCCCAATTCGCTGGACGACACCTGCGCCCGCGAGGAGTGGGGCTGGAAACCCGAATGGGACCTCTCGCGCATGACCGACGACATGCTGGCGCACATCCGCACGAAACTTGCTGCGGAGTAA
- a CDS encoding alpha/beta hydrolase: protein MKRIVRSLLVLLLLSVVVVTGGSLYLLSYSLTPDATMEAKNASSYKYMYAEYPFLQPWIDSLERTGALRDTVILGAEGERLHAIYAAAPEPTDRTAVIVHGYTDNAVRMLMIGYLYNHDLGCNILLPDLYYHGQSEGRAIQMGWKDRLDVLRWMEIANDIFGGDTRMVVHGISMGAATTMMVSGEEQRPYVKCFVEDCGYTSVRDQFAKELEDQFGLPAFPLLDVASWLCRLKYGWDFREASALKQVAKCRLPMLFIHGDADGYVPTRMVYPLYEAKPGEKELWVVPGAAHAVSYRDNRAEYTRRVREFVEPRLRGGI from the coding sequence ATGAAACGCATCGTCCGAAGTTTACTCGTCCTTTTGCTGCTGTCGGTGGTCGTCGTCACGGGCGGCAGCCTCTATCTGCTCTCCTATTCGCTGACGCCTGACGCGACGATGGAGGCGAAAAATGCCTCCTCTTATAAATATATGTATGCCGAATACCCCTTCCTGCAACCGTGGATCGACAGCCTCGAACGCACCGGGGCGCTTCGCGATACGGTGATCCTCGGCGCAGAGGGCGAGCGGCTGCACGCGATCTATGCGGCGGCTCCCGAACCGACGGACCGGACGGCGGTGATCGTCCACGGCTACACGGACAATGCCGTGCGGATGCTGATGATCGGCTATCTCTACAACCACGATCTGGGGTGCAACATCCTGCTGCCGGACCTTTATTACCACGGGCAGAGCGAAGGACGGGCCATTCAGATGGGGTGGAAGGACCGCCTCGACGTGCTGCGGTGGATGGAGATCGCCAACGACATCTTCGGCGGGGATACGCGGATGGTGGTTCACGGCATCTCGATGGGCGCCGCGACGACGATGATGGTTTCGGGCGAGGAACAACGCCCCTATGTGAAGTGTTTCGTCGAGGACTGCGGCTACACGAGCGTCCGGGACCAGTTCGCCAAGGAGCTCGAAGATCAGTTCGGGCTGCCGGCTTTCCCGCTGCTCGACGTGGCGAGCTGGCTGTGCCGGCTGAAATACGGATGGGATTTCCGCGAGGCTTCGGCCCTGAAGCAGGTGGCGAAATGTCGGCTGCCGATGCTGTTCATCCACGGCGACGCCGACGGCTACGTCCCTACGCGGATGGTCTATCCGCTTTACGAGGCCAAGCCGGGCGAAAAGGAGCTGTGGGTGGTGCCGGGCGCCGCGCACGCCGTCTCCTACCGGGACAACCGGGCTGAGTACACGCGCCGCGTCAGGGAGTTCGTGGAACCCCGCCTGAGAGGCGGGATTTAG
- a CDS encoding class II fructose-bisphosphate aldolase, producing MVSYKDLGLVNTRDMFAKAIKGGYAVPAFNFNNMEQLQAIVMAAAETKSPVILQVSKGARNYANQTLLRYMAEGAVEYAKELGWAKPQIVLHLDHGDSFELCKSCVDMGFSSVMIDGSALPYDENVALTKQVVEYAHKYDVTVEGELGVLAGVEDEVASEVSHYTKPEEVVDFVTKTGVDSLAISIGTSHGAYKFTPEQCTVDPKTGRLVPPPLAFDVLAAIEKELPGFPIVLHGSSSVPQEEVETINKYGGALKAAVGIPEEELRKAAKSAVCKINIDSDSRLAMTAAIREVFATKPAEFDPRKYLGPARDNMKKLYIHKIKEVLGSDGKAE from the coding sequence ATGGTATCGTACAAAGATCTCGGTCTTGTGAACACGCGCGACATGTTCGCCAAGGCCATCAAAGGAGGTTACGCCGTTCCGGCATTCAACTTCAACAACATGGAGCAGCTCCAGGCTATCGTCATGGCTGCCGCCGAGACCAAATCGCCCGTCATCCTCCAGGTGTCGAAAGGCGCGCGCAACTACGCCAACCAGACGCTGCTGCGCTACATGGCCGAAGGAGCCGTGGAATACGCCAAGGAGCTGGGCTGGGCCAAGCCCCAGATCGTGCTGCACCTCGACCACGGCGATTCGTTCGAGCTGTGCAAGAGCTGCGTGGACATGGGCTTCTCGTCGGTGATGATCGACGGTTCGGCGCTTCCCTACGACGAGAACGTCGCCCTGACGAAGCAGGTCGTGGAGTACGCTCACAAGTATGACGTAACGGTCGAAGGCGAGCTGGGCGTGCTGGCCGGCGTCGAGGACGAGGTAGCCTCCGAAGTCAGCCACTACACCAAACCCGAAGAGGTCGTGGATTTCGTGACCAAGACGGGCGTGGATTCGCTGGCCATCTCGATCGGCACCTCGCACGGAGCCTACAAGTTCACCCCCGAGCAGTGCACCGTAGACCCCAAGACGGGCCGTCTGGTTCCGCCCCCTCTGGCATTCGACGTGCTGGCCGCCATCGAGAAGGAACTTCCGGGCTTCCCCATCGTGCTGCACGGCTCGTCGTCGGTACCCCAGGAGGAGGTCGAAACGATCAACAAGTACGGCGGTGCGCTGAAAGCTGCCGTAGGCATCCCCGAGGAGGAGCTCCGCAAGGCCGCCAAGAGCGCCGTCTGCAAGATCAACATCGACTCCGACTCGCGCCTGGCCATGACCGCTGCCATCCGCGAGGTCTTCGCCACCAAGCCCGCCGAGTTCGACCCCCGCAAATACCTGGGTCCGGCCCGCGACAACATGAAGAAGCTCTACATCCACAAGATCAAGGAGGTTCTCGGTTCGGACGGCAAAGCCGAATAA